A single window of [Clostridium] hylemonae DSM 15053 DNA harbors:
- a CDS encoding transposase: MPRKPRMRSSTDMYHITNRGINKVNIFNSENDKKQFLRILHKTCKQYPIEIYSYCVMSNHFHLLLRIPFAELSAFIQQISTTYAVYYNFKYNRVGHVFQGRYHSETVESERYFWCCVRYIHLNPVHASLAPSPAHYKFSSMKEYLKKSRLLLHPKAFQLYIQNFPGAADFQQFHNNRDHFIYIDTPEELFARKELLIDECAKIFLAGKNLPSKEAIFWSPELKKEFITYASDNLKVSKAEVSRYVKF, from the coding sequence ATGCCGAGAAAACCGAGAATGCGAAGCTCTACAGATATGTATCATATTACAAACCGCGGCATCAACAAAGTCAACATCTTCAACTCTGAAAATGATAAGAAACAGTTCTTACGTATCTTACATAAAACATGTAAACAGTATCCAATTGAAATCTATTCTTATTGTGTAATGTCAAATCATTTCCATTTGCTTCTGAGAATTCCTTTTGCCGAGCTGTCCGCTTTCATCCAACAGATTTCCACTACTTATGCAGTGTATTACAATTTCAAATATAATAGAGTAGGTCATGTATTTCAGGGACGTTATCACAGTGAGACTGTTGAGAGCGAAAGATATTTCTGGTGCTGTGTCCGCTATATCCATCTCAATCCAGTTCACGCCTCACTTGCACCCTCTCCTGCACATTATAAGTTCAGCAGTATGAAAGAATATCTCAAAAAATCCAGACTTCTTCTCCATCCGAAAGCATTTCAGCTATATATCCAAAATTTCCCGGGCGCCGCCGATTTCCAACAATTCCATAACAATCGTGACCATTTCATCTATATTGATACGCCTGAAGAATTGTTTGCCAGAAAAGAACTGCTTATTGACGAATGCGCAAAAATTTTCCTGGCGGGAAAAAATCTGCCTTCCAAAGAAGCAATCTTCTGGTCTCCCGAGTTAAAGAAAGAGTTTATAACATATGCGTCAGACAACTTAAAGGTATCGAAAGCAGAAGTCAGTCGATATGTTAAATTTTGA
- a CDS encoding TIGR03936 family radical SAM-associated protein codes for MLKARIKFRKFGVMKFIGHLDVMRYFQKAMRRAEIPIAFTSGYSPHMVMSFAQPLGIGITSDAEYFDIELTGNISPDDAVSQLNSVMVEGIEVVSFVRIADDKKSSGMTIVAAAGYQVTLPETFRTSEVTKKLPESWAEQAESFMDQEQIVVWKKTKRSEKEVDIKPMIYELKVSEDSIYLLLATGSEQNLKPDLVMEAFGTYMGLDMAEIPVHYHRLEVYARKDSQLVPLDALEI; via the coding sequence GTGTTGAAAGCAAGAATCAAGTTTCGTAAGTTCGGGGTCATGAAGTTCATCGGCCACCTGGATGTCATGCGTTATTTTCAAAAGGCTATGAGGCGGGCAGAGATTCCGATAGCGTTTACATCGGGCTACAGTCCGCATATGGTCATGTCGTTCGCACAGCCGCTTGGCATTGGAATCACAAGTGATGCAGAGTATTTCGATATTGAACTGACCGGGAATATCTCACCTGACGATGCCGTAAGCCAGCTCAACTCAGTCATGGTAGAAGGAATCGAAGTTGTCAGTTTTGTAAGAATAGCAGACGATAAGAAAAGCAGCGGCATGACCATCGTGGCAGCCGCAGGTTATCAAGTGACACTTCCGGAGACGTTCCGGACGTCTGAAGTCACAAAAAAACTGCCCGAATCGTGGGCGGAGCAGGCAGAATCTTTCATGGATCAAGAACAGATCGTCGTATGGAAAAAGACGAAGCGAAGTGAAAAAGAAGTAGACATAAAACCAATGATCTACGAGTTAAAAGTGAGCGAGGACAGTATCTATCTGCTGCTCGCCACCGGAAGCGAACAAAATCTGAAACCTGACCTTGTAATGGAAGCGTTTGGCACATATATGGGACTTGATATGGCAGAAATACCCGTACACTATCACAGACTCGAAGTATACGCCAGAAAAGACAGCCAGCTCGTGCCGCTTGATGCGCTTGAAATTTGA
- a CDS encoding TIGR03960 family B12-binding radical SAM protein: MRKLALRDDILLKIEKPARYIGNEVNSVIKDVSKVEIRFAMCFPDVYEIGMSHLGIQILYDMFNRREDVWCERVYSPWTDLDHIMRSEQIPLFALESQDDIKEFDFLGITIQYEMCYTNILQILELSGLALKAKERGEEGPIVIGGGPCTYNPEPLAPFFDLFYMGEGETVYDELLDVYKDIKQRGGSKKEFLEAAAGIEGIYVPSFYDVSYNDDGTIASFVPNNVHAKAKIKKQAAMDVTAIPYPEAPVVPFIKATQDRVVLEIQRGCIRGCRFCQAGMLYRPTRERDVNVLKEYAYKMLKSTGHEEISLSSLSSSDYSCLQELVAFLIDEFKGKGINISLPSLRIDAFSLDVMSKVQDIRKSSLTFAPEAGSQRMRDVINKGLSQEDIISGAGQAFEGGWSKVKLYFMLGLPTETEEDMKEIAVLADKVARRYYEIPKEERSGKCQITASSSFFIPKPFTPFQWAKMYTNEEYISRAATVKRAFNDQLNRKSLRYHWHDAEVTVLEGVFARGDRRTAAVVEEAYRLGCLYDSWSEHFDNAKWMQAFDNTGVDIAFYNQRERSLEEVFPWDFIDIGVTKEFLIKEWKRAMDGEVTLNCRQKCSGCGAAIWGGGVCVESKNQVS, encoded by the coding sequence ATGAGAAAATTAGCTTTAAGAGATGATATATTATTAAAAATCGAAAAGCCGGCCCGATACATTGGGAATGAGGTGAATTCGGTAATTAAGGACGTTAGTAAGGTGGAGATACGCTTTGCTATGTGTTTCCCCGACGTGTACGAGATCGGCATGTCCCATCTGGGCATTCAAATATTGTATGATATGTTCAACCGCAGAGAAGATGTCTGGTGTGAGCGGGTGTATTCTCCGTGGACAGACCTGGATCATATTATGCGCAGCGAGCAGATTCCGCTCTTTGCGCTCGAATCTCAGGACGATATCAAGGAATTTGATTTTCTGGGAATTACGATCCAGTATGAGATGTGCTATACGAATATCCTGCAGATACTGGAATTGAGCGGACTGGCTTTAAAGGCAAAGGAACGTGGAGAGGAAGGGCCGATCGTCATCGGAGGCGGACCCTGTACGTATAATCCGGAACCGCTGGCACCGTTTTTTGACCTTTTCTATATGGGAGAAGGGGAGACGGTCTATGATGAACTGCTGGATGTTTATAAGGACATCAAGCAGAGAGGCGGTTCAAAAAAAGAATTTCTCGAGGCGGCCGCCGGGATAGAAGGCATATATGTGCCTTCTTTTTACGATGTCTCCTACAACGACGACGGGACGATCGCATCATTTGTTCCGAATAATGTGCATGCCAAAGCAAAAATCAAAAAGCAGGCCGCCATGGATGTGACGGCAATCCCTTACCCGGAGGCGCCTGTTGTGCCATTTATCAAAGCAACCCAGGACAGAGTTGTGCTGGAGATACAGCGCGGCTGCATCCGCGGCTGCCGTTTCTGTCAGGCCGGTATGCTTTACCGTCCTACGAGGGAGCGGGATGTAAACGTGCTCAAAGAATATGCTTATAAAATGCTGAAAAGCACCGGACATGAGGAGATTTCCCTCAGTTCGCTCAGTTCCAGTGACTACAGCTGCCTGCAGGAACTGGTGGCATTTCTCATCGATGAATTTAAGGGGAAGGGGATCAATATTTCCCTGCCGTCACTTCGCATTGACGCTTTTTCACTGGATGTTATGAGCAAGGTGCAGGATATCCGGAAAAGCAGTCTTACCTTTGCCCCCGAGGCTGGGTCCCAGAGGATGCGCGATGTCATCAACAAGGGACTTTCGCAGGAGGATATCATAAGCGGCGCAGGACAGGCCTTTGAGGGAGGCTGGAGCAAGGTGAAGCTTTACTTTATGCTTGGACTTCCTACCGAGACGGAAGAGGATATGAAGGAGATCGCCGTTCTGGCGGACAAGGTGGCGAGAAGATATTACGAGATCCCGAAAGAGGAGCGCAGCGGAAAATGTCAGATCACGGCAAGCTCTTCCTTCTTTATACCTAAGCCGTTTACACCGTTTCAGTGGGCAAAAATGTATACAAATGAAGAATACATTTCCAGGGCGGCCACGGTGAAACGGGCCTTCAATGACCAGCTGAACCGGAAAAGTCTCCGTTATCACTGGCACGATGCGGAGGTCACGGTGCTGGAAGGCGTATTTGCAAGGGGAGACCGCAGGACAGCGGCTGTGGTTGAGGAAGCTTACCGCCTCGGCTGTCTGTATGACTCCTGGAGTGAACATTTTGACAACGCAAAGTGGATGCAGGCATTTGATAATACCGGCGTTGATATTGCATTTTATAATCAGAGGGAGCGTTCCCTGGAAGAAGTATTTCCGTGGGATTTTATCGATATCGGTGTGACGAAAGAGTTCCTCATAAAGGAATGGAAACGTGCCATGGACGGAGAGGTCACTCTGAACTGCCGGCAGAAATGTTCCGGCTGCGGCGCGGCCATATGGGGAGGAGGTGTCTGTGTTGAAAGCAAGAATCAAGTTTCGTAA
- a CDS encoding DUF1905 domain-containing protein, producing the protein MKYTFTEKLLRQGNRYFIKIPFNIWEECGQKGLVPVKVSVEDHKFECRLIPKGAGNYYIPVKKSVVNKIDSNHETGVCFEVINGLTRINHDSPYTKEDPIRKIDGIRHITYPKNGYCGQICIAMLTGLSVDEIVEIMQAGAWQCSFSKLIETLDYFGISHEGKIIYTKGKEVTLPDCCIVNVKSEQKNHFSLFYKGRYYDTVGIDTNKVIGYLRIII; encoded by the coding sequence ATGAAATACACATTTACAGAAAAATTATTGAGGCAAGGGAACCGGTATTTTATTAAAATTCCCTTTAATATCTGGGAAGAATGCGGCCAAAAAGGACTGGTGCCCGTCAAAGTGTCCGTTGAGGATCATAAATTTGAGTGCAGACTTATTCCAAAAGGGGCGGGTAACTACTACATTCCTGTTAAAAAGTCTGTTGTAAATAAGATTGACAGCAATCATGAGACAGGCGTCTGCTTTGAGGTCATTAACGGCCTGACTCGGATCAATCATGACAGTCCTTATACGAAGGAGGATCCTATACGAAAAATTGACGGCATCCGTCATATAACTTATCCAAAAAACGGATATTGCGGCCAAATTTGTATCGCTATGCTTACCGGGCTCAGCGTAGATGAAATTGTTGAGATCATGCAGGCAGGGGCATGGCAGTGTTCCTTTTCTAAATTAATAGAGACATTGGATTATTTTGGAATTTCACACGAAGGTAAAATCATTTACACGAAAGGCAAGGAGGTTACATTGCCGGACTGCTGTATCGTTAATGTGAAGAGTGAACAAAAGAATCATTTTTCTCTTTTTTATAAAGGAAGGTACTATGATACAGTGGGAATTGATACAAATAAAGTCATCGGTTATTTGCGGATCATTATCTAG
- a CDS encoding VOC family protein yields MKFKNSLLVVTDMDKSVQFYKKVLGLHVIMDFGANKTLTGGLSLQTAETWKDFTGRSDISFGTNNAEVYFEEDNFDTFAEKLEKLDVEYVHSVKEHSWGQRVVRIYDPDRHIIEVGENIKVVCKRFSDSGMTPEQVAERMDVPVKFVNACLR; encoded by the coding sequence ATGAAATTTAAAAATTCTTTATTAGTTGTGACCGATATGGATAAGTCGGTTCAGTTTTACAAAAAAGTGCTCGGACTTCATGTGATCATGGATTTTGGGGCGAATAAAACTTTAACCGGCGGTCTGTCTCTGCAGACAGCGGAAACATGGAAAGACTTCACAGGCAGGAGCGACATTTCGTTTGGTACAAATAACGCGGAAGTTTATTTTGAAGAAGACAACTTTGATACGTTTGCAGAGAAACTGGAAAAATTGGACGTTGAATATGTCCACTCTGTTAAGGAACATTCATGGGGACAGCGCGTGGTCCGTATCTATGATCCGGACAGGCATATTATCGAAGTCGGGGAAAATATAAAAGTTGTCTGTAAACGCTTCTCAGATAGTGGCATGACACCAGAGCAGGTTGCAGAACGCATGGATGTACCGGTAAAATTTGTGAATGCATGTTTGAGATGA
- a CDS encoding DUF6434 domain-containing protein, whose translation MNERPALDRELDSKTFRDFYYLKEELVDFCRKNGLPASGGKIEITDRIAYFLDTGKIQSPSSSRKRAAEITDIQEDTEIEPDFVCSERHRAFFKEQIGNRFTFNVAFQKWLKNNAGKTYKEAVAAYEQILEDKKKGKTKIEKQFEYNTYIRDFFADNQGRSLEEAIKCWNYKKQMQGHNRYERADLAAIWGAGS comes from the coding sequence ATGAATGAAAGACCAGCCTTAGACCGAGAGTTAGACAGCAAGACATTTCGGGATTTTTATTACTTAAAAGAGGAATTGGTGGACTTTTGCAGAAAAAACGGTCTGCCTGCGTCCGGAGGGAAGATTGAAATAACAGACAGGATCGCTTATTTCCTTGATACCGGCAAAATCCAGTCTCCCTCTTCCTCACGGAAAAGGGCGGCGGAAATCACTGACATTCAGGAAGATACAGAGATCGAACCGGACTTTGTCTGTTCTGAAAGGCACAGGGCGTTTTTTAAGGAGCAGATCGGAAACCGCTTTACATTTAATGTTGCCTTTCAAAAATGGTTAAAAAATAATGCCGGCAAAACTTATAAAGAAGCAGTCGCAGCTTATGAACAAATTCTCGAAGATAAGAAAAAAGGAAAAACGAAAATAGAGAAGCAATTTGAATACAACACCTATATCCGTGATTTCTTTGCGGATAATCAGGGCAGATCTTTAGAAGAAGCGATAAAGTGCTGGAACTATAAAAAGCAGATGCAGGGACATAACCGTTATGAACGCGCAGACCTTGCGGCAATATGGGGGGCCGGATCATGA
- a CDS encoding type 1 glutamine amidotransferase family protein codes for MKKQILFVILEQFADWEAAYLSSAVYMLGMGEYDVKTVSLSTDMVTSIGGFHVVPDHSIESVPSDYEALILIGGMAWRNENAGKIRPLVDSCLAEGKVLGGICDASAFLGTTGALNNVKHTSNDLDDLKQWAGGMYTGEERYVTRQAVRDKNVITANGTAPLEFAKEVLLALKAAPEEKITEWYNFHKLGYYEAAMPQDAATWNS; via the coding sequence ATGAAAAAACAGATTTTATTTGTTATATTAGAACAGTTTGCGGACTGGGAGGCAGCTTATCTCTCCTCCGCGGTCTATATGCTCGGAATGGGAGAATACGATGTTAAAACGGTATCTCTGTCAACAGATATGGTTACATCGATCGGAGGGTTTCATGTGGTGCCTGATCACAGTATCGAGTCTGTGCCGTCCGACTACGAGGCCCTTATATTGATCGGAGGTATGGCCTGGAGAAATGAAAACGCCGGAAAGATCAGGCCTCTGGTAGACAGCTGTCTGGCAGAAGGGAAAGTCCTGGGAGGAATCTGCGATGCTTCCGCATTTCTTGGGACGACCGGGGCGCTGAACAATGTCAAGCATACGAGCAACGATCTGGATGATCTAAAGCAGTGGGCAGGCGGAATGTATACAGGAGAGGAACGGTACGTGACGCGGCAGGCGGTCCGTGATAAGAATGTAATCACAGCAAACGGCACCGCGCCGCTTGAATTTGCCAAAGAAGTTCTGCTCGCTTTAAAGGCCGCGCCCGAAGAAAAAATCACAGAATGGTACAATTTTCATAAACTTGGTTATTATGAAGCCGCCATGCCGCAGGATGCGGCGACGTGGAACAGTTAA
- a CDS encoding ATP-binding cassette domain-containing protein — protein MEDIIVHGLTQNNLKHITFRIPKEKITVFTGVSGSGKSSIVFDTIAAESQRQMNATYPAFVRARLPKYPKPAVERIDNLTAAVVVDQSPLGGNARSTVGTISGLYASLRLLFSRIGQPCAGTASCFSFNDPNGMCKTCSGLGKITQVDINALLEPDKSWNEGCVRDTLYRPGSWYWKQYAASGLFDLDKPVREYSKEEYNLLLYGSRDGRGEPENPKVAGLFHKYTKTLLNRDISKKSRHTKEKSQNLLVESECTDCRGKRLNEAALNCKIGGYSIADMCDMELTLLRKVLRQITDRTVTVLVQTIIEGLDRMIEIGLPYLHLNRETPSLSGGEAQRLKLVRYMGSSLTGMTYIFDEPSTGMHPRDVHRMNRLLERLRDKGNTILVVEHDKDVISIADHVIEVGPLAGQNGGEIVFAGSYAELLCSDTLTGKAMRQSLPIKESFRQPLGSLPVRDASLHNLKHIDVDIPLGIMTVVTGVAGSGKSTLISGVFAGQYESDTVMVDQGPITATNRSTPASYLGFFDEIRKLMSQNSGRPEGLFSFNSAGACPVCGGKGVIVTELAFMDPIVTECETCGGARYSEEALACTYKGRNIVELLNLTASQAMELFEDAKIRKCLKVMEQVGLSYLTLGQPLSTLSGGERQRIKLAKNLGKRGSIIVLDEPTTGLHMSDIKNLLQLFDMIVSRGNTLIVIEHNLDVMKQADWIIDIGPDGGKNGGEVVFTGTPADMARNAKTLTAGCLRASCIEEGQ, from the coding sequence ATGGAAGATATCATTGTACACGGACTTACGCAAAATAATTTAAAACATATCACATTCAGAATTCCAAAGGAGAAGATCACAGTATTTACCGGCGTGTCCGGCTCCGGTAAATCGAGCATTGTATTCGACACGATCGCCGCGGAGTCACAACGGCAGATGAACGCCACGTATCCGGCGTTCGTAAGGGCGCGGCTTCCTAAATATCCCAAACCGGCCGTGGAGCGCATTGACAATCTGACAGCGGCCGTTGTAGTGGACCAGTCACCGCTCGGGGGAAATGCCCGCTCTACGGTAGGCACCATAAGCGGACTGTATGCCAGCCTGCGGCTGCTGTTTTCCAGGATCGGACAGCCCTGTGCCGGCACGGCCTCCTGCTTCTCCTTCAACGATCCCAATGGGATGTGTAAGACATGTTCCGGTCTCGGGAAGATCACGCAAGTTGATATAAACGCTCTGTTAGAGCCAGATAAATCATGGAATGAAGGCTGCGTAAGGGACACTCTGTACCGTCCCGGTTCCTGGTATTGGAAACAGTACGCCGCATCGGGACTGTTTGACCTGGACAAGCCGGTCAGGGAGTATTCAAAGGAGGAATATAACCTTCTTCTGTACGGATCCCGGGACGGCAGGGGAGAGCCGGAGAACCCGAAAGTGGCCGGGCTGTTCCACAAGTACACAAAAACGCTTCTGAACCGGGATATCAGTAAAAAAAGTAGGCATACGAAAGAAAAATCCCAGAACCTGCTCGTGGAATCAGAATGCACCGACTGCCGCGGGAAACGGCTGAATGAGGCGGCCCTGAACTGTAAAATAGGAGGATATTCTATTGCGGACATGTGTGATATGGAGCTGACTCTGCTTCGGAAAGTCCTGCGGCAGATCACAGACCGGACAGTGACAGTGCTCGTCCAGACGATCATTGAAGGACTGGACAGAATGATTGAGATTGGCCTGCCGTATCTTCATCTGAACCGGGAGACCCCGTCTCTGTCCGGAGGGGAGGCGCAGCGGCTGAAGCTGGTCCGGTATATGGGAAGCAGTCTGACCGGAATGACGTATATCTTTGACGAGCCAAGCACCGGAATGCATCCCCGCGATGTCCACCGCATGAACCGTCTGCTTGAGAGGCTGCGGGACAAGGGAAATACCATTCTTGTTGTAGAGCATGACAAGGATGTGATCTCGATCGCGGACCATGTGATCGAAGTGGGCCCGCTGGCAGGGCAAAACGGAGGAGAAATTGTTTTTGCAGGAAGTTATGCGGAACTGCTTTGCTCCGATACACTGACGGGAAAGGCCATGCGGCAGTCCCTTCCGATAAAAGAGTCCTTCCGGCAGCCGTTGGGCAGTCTGCCCGTGCGGGATGCCAGTCTGCACAACCTGAAACATATAGATGTGGACATACCGCTGGGGATCATGACTGTTGTGACCGGCGTCGCAGGTTCGGGAAAAAGCACCCTCATTTCCGGCGTATTTGCCGGACAGTACGAAAGTGATACCGTTATGGTAGACCAGGGTCCCATCACAGCAACGAACCGCTCCACTCCGGCCTCTTATCTCGGTTTCTTTGATGAGATAAGAAAACTTATGTCGCAAAACAGCGGCAGGCCGGAAGGCCTGTTCAGTTTCAACTCTGCCGGCGCCTGCCCGGTCTGCGGCGGCAAAGGCGTCATCGTGACAGAACTTGCTTTCATGGACCCGATCGTCACGGAATGTGAGACCTGCGGCGGCGCACGGTACAGTGAGGAGGCGCTTGCCTGTACATACAAGGGAAGGAACATCGTCGAACTGCTGAACCTGACTGCTTCACAGGCAATGGAACTCTTTGAGGATGCCAAGATCAGAAAGTGCCTGAAAGTGATGGAGCAGGTAGGATTATCTTACCTGACTCTAGGCCAGCCGCTCAGTACCCTTTCCGGAGGAGAGCGGCAGAGGATCAAGCTGGCAAAGAACCTGGGGAAAAGGGGCAGTATCATTGTGCTCGATGAGCCTACGACCGGTCTGCATATGTCCGACATTAAAAATCTGCTGCAGCTGTTTGATATGATCGTTTCCCGGGGAAATACGCTGATAGTGATCGAACATAACCTGGATGTGATGAAGCAGGCGGACTGGATCATAGACATCGGTCCTGACGGAGGCAAAAACGGCGGGGAAGTTGTATTTACCGGCACGCCTGCGGACATGGCCAGAAACGCAAAAACACTGACAGCCGGCTGCCTTCGGGCATCGTGCATTGAAGAAGGGCAATAG
- a CDS encoding AraC family transcriptional regulator has product MKQYSPLERALEYIEEHLNDNIGLNEVSKETGYSYYYMTRLFTSVLGESVGRYINRRKLYNASRKLIDTDERVLDIAVDCGFASSEAFSRAFKSEFGSSPAEYRKAGADLVVNAKRELVPEDVYHIAHNISRSPEIIMTDETKVAGVRGTTSLSDNRIPEIWKQFLLFPKELFDGADVGYGICETKRAVYTRDGDVLFTVMAAGAVDTFESLPRTLDRKILSAGKYAVFTHRGTFANLHRTYRYIFGTWLKTAGEELDDREDFEMYQRKIVSYDDPDNEVKIFIPIK; this is encoded by the coding sequence TTGAAACAATATTCCCCTTTAGAAAGGGCATTGGAATATATCGAAGAACACTTAAACGATAACATCGGACTGAATGAGGTATCTAAGGAGACAGGTTACTCCTACTACTATATGACGAGGCTGTTTACCTCTGTTTTAGGCGAATCTGTCGGCCGTTATATCAACCGTAGAAAGCTATACAATGCGTCCAGGAAGCTCATAGATACCGACGAGAGGGTCCTTGATATTGCGGTTGACTGTGGTTTTGCATCGTCGGAAGCATTCAGCAGAGCCTTTAAGAGCGAATTTGGAAGTAGTCCGGCAGAATATCGAAAAGCAGGGGCTGATCTGGTGGTGAACGCCAAAAGAGAACTTGTGCCGGAAGATGTATATCATATTGCGCATAATATTTCCCGTTCCCCTGAGATCATCATGACAGATGAGACAAAGGTCGCCGGAGTCCGGGGAACGACTTCTCTGTCGGATAACCGTATCCCTGAAATATGGAAGCAGTTTCTGCTTTTTCCAAAAGAGCTTTTCGATGGAGCGGACGTAGGATATGGCATCTGTGAAACAAAAAGGGCCGTTTATACAAGAGACGGCGACGTATTGTTTACAGTCATGGCCGCCGGAGCGGTGGACACTTTTGAGAGTCTGCCGCGGACACTGGACAGAAAAATTCTGAGCGCGGGGAAATATGCCGTTTTTACCCATCGGGGAACTTTTGCAAACTTGCATAGGACATATCGGTATATTTTTGGAACGTGGCTTAAGACAGCCGGTGAGGAATTAGACGATCGGGAGGACTTTGAAATGTATCAACGGAAAATCGTATCGTATGATGATCCGGATAACGAGGTTAAAATATTTATTCCAATTAAGTGA